Proteins co-encoded in one Malus domestica chromosome 09, GDT2T_hap1 genomic window:
- the LOC103453679 gene encoding F-box protein CPR1-like — protein sequence MNDEGCTFSEYLPEEILVNILVRLPVKSLVRFTCVCKFWSDLIQSSRFIGKHLHRNVTNHAHSFVIALYESTSKPKISYTLLSNETMEPCLKIKHPLSGYKIDVHGSVDGLVCLSYELGDLDTSIYLCNLSIRKHVVLPPTSTLSRHSDVCFTVSFGFHPGLNDYKVVRMVSFNGGKLCSELEVYSLSTKSWKRIDNPLVKTMAWQSGNAVCNGVAYWIMQKQNGTFCFVSFDTGSEVFEEFWLPDVVLRGINSGLDNYKELIAEYKGSVCLLQSNITRGPDLIGIWALKEKAFKALDVVLIPQRKSIYPLSFRMNNKLLVGWPCADGKNYMTSVDLEARMVTETRVTLALDRLNEFHAYTYVESLVLLKD from the coding sequence ATGAATGACGAAGGCTGCACTTTTTCCGAGTACCTTCCTGAAGAGATCTTGGTCAACATTCTAGTAAGATTACCAGTAAAATCCCTTGTTCGGTTTACGTGTGTATGCAAGTTCTGGAGTGATTTGATTCAAAGTTCGAGGTTTATTGGAAAACATCTTCATAGGAATGTAACAAACCATGCGCATTCTTTTGTAATTGCTCTCTACGAAAGTACGAGCAAACCCAAGATAAGCTACACTCTTTTATCTAATGAGACGATGGAGCCGTGCTTGAAGATTAAGCATCCCTTGTCTGGGTACAAAATTGACGTACATGGTTCAGTTGATGGCTTAGTTTGCCTGTCATATGAACTAGGGGATTTGGATACTTCTATATACCTATGCAACCTGTCAATTCGGAAACATGTGGTCCTTCCTCCGACCAGTACTCTGAGCAGGCACTCTGATGTATGTTTCACTGTTTCATTTGGGTTCCACCCAGGGCTCAACGACTACAAGGTGGTAAGGATGGTCTCTTTTAATGGAGGGAAGCTTTGCAGTGAACTGGAGGTTTATAGCTTGAGCACAAAATCTTGGAAGAGGATTGATAATCCATTGGTAAAGACCATGGCTTGGCAGTCTGGAAATGCAGTGTGTAATGGAGTAGCATACTGGATTATGCAAAAGCAGAATGGtaccttttgttttgtgtctttTGATACCGGGAGTGAGGTATTTGAAGAATTCTGGCTACCAGATGTAGTTCTCCGTGGAATAAATTCCGGGCTTGATAATTACAAGGAATTAATTGCAGAGTACAAAGGATCAGTTTGCTTGTTGCAGTCCAATATAACTAGGGGACCGGACCTCATCGGCATATGGGCTCTCAAAGAAAAGGCTTTTAAGGCACTGGATGTTGTTCTTATTCCTCAACGGAAGAGTATTTACCCACTGAGCTTTAGAATGAATAACAAACTCCTTGTGGGGTGGCCTTGTGCAGATGGTAAGAACTATATGACTTCAGTTGATCTTGAAGCCAGGATGGTTACTGAAACTAGAGTTACGCTGGCATTAGATCGCTTAAATGAGTTTCATGCTTATACTTACGTGGAGAGTCTAGTCTTACTCAAGGATTAG